One window from the genome of Musa acuminata AAA Group cultivar baxijiao chromosome BXJ1-4, Cavendish_Baxijiao_AAA, whole genome shotgun sequence encodes:
- the LOC135662032 gene encoding small ribosomal subunit protein uS13z/uS13y/uS13x, which translates to MSLVANEDFQHILRVLNTNVDGKQKIMFALTSIKGIGRRFANIVCKKADVDMNKRAGEISAAELENLMTIVANPRQFKIPDWFLNRKKDYKDGRYSQVVSNALDMKLRDDLERLKKIRNHRGLRHFWGLRVRGQHTKTTGRRGKTVGVSKKR; encoded by the exons ATG TCGCTGGTCGCGAACGAGGATTTCCAGCACATTCTTCGTGTTCTGAACACGAACGTCGATGGGAAGCAGAAGATCATGTTCGCCCTCACCTCTATCAAGGGTATCGGCCGCCGCTTCGCCAACATCGTCTGCAAGAAGGCCGACGTCGACATGAACAAGAG GGCTGGTGAGATCTCGGCTGCCGAACTCGAGAACTTGATGACAATTGTTGCCAATCCGCGCCAGTTCAAGATCCCGGATTGGTTCTTGAACAGGAAGAAAGACTACAAGGATGGACGATATTCTCAGGTTGTTTCAAATGCCTTAGACATGAAGCTGAGGGATGACCTTGAGAGACTGAAGAAGATAAG GAACCACCGTGGTCTCCGTCACTTCTGGGGTCTTCGAGTTCGTGGTCAGCACACCAAGACAACCGGCAGGAGGGGAAAGACTGTTGGTGTCTCTAAGAAGCGATGA